A stretch of the Symbiobacterium terraclitae genome encodes the following:
- a CDS encoding glycoside hydrolase family 15 protein, translated as MTVDLVQHSIAVIARGQTPTGAYLASPNFAQYRYAWLRDGAFIAYGMDRAGQHRSSRAFHRWVDRTLRGVACKVEALEQKADRGEPIEMTEWLHCRYTPEGQEGDAGWGVFQLDGYGTWLWALCEHVRMTGARDLLEEVRPSVELVRRYLTRFWDRPNFDCWEEHGEHVHPATLACIYGGLRAVDALEGSQGAAEVCEAIRSYLLTHFVHGGRLTKFADGRSIDANLLWVSVPFGLLSPSDPLMEATVAELERRCVTGGVHRYPEDTYYGGGEWLILSAWLGWYYVRAGNRARALELLAWVERQADERGDMPEQVTDRANVPEMVQPWVNRWGPVAKPLLWSHAMYLILRAELGLLEQQFSGPEPGW; from the coding sequence ATGACCGTAGACCTGGTGCAGCACAGCATCGCCGTGATCGCCCGCGGCCAGACCCCCACCGGCGCCTACCTGGCCTCGCCGAACTTCGCGCAGTACCGGTACGCCTGGCTGCGCGACGGCGCCTTCATCGCCTACGGCATGGACCGGGCGGGCCAGCACAGGAGCAGCCGGGCGTTCCACCGCTGGGTCGACCGAACCTTGCGCGGCGTCGCCTGCAAGGTGGAGGCCCTGGAGCAGAAGGCGGACCGCGGCGAGCCCATCGAGATGACGGAGTGGCTCCACTGCCGGTACACGCCGGAGGGGCAGGAGGGCGACGCCGGCTGGGGCGTCTTCCAGCTGGACGGGTACGGCACCTGGCTCTGGGCGCTGTGCGAGCACGTGCGCATGACCGGCGCCCGGGACCTGCTGGAGGAGGTGCGGCCGTCCGTGGAACTGGTGCGGCGCTACCTGACCCGCTTCTGGGACCGGCCCAACTTCGACTGCTGGGAGGAGCACGGCGAGCACGTCCACCCGGCGACGCTGGCCTGCATCTACGGCGGGCTGCGGGCCGTCGACGCCCTGGAGGGAAGTCAGGGGGCGGCGGAGGTGTGCGAGGCCATCCGATCCTACCTGCTCACCCACTTCGTGCACGGGGGACGGCTGACCAAGTTCGCCGATGGCCGCTCCATCGACGCCAACCTTCTCTGGGTGTCGGTTCCCTTCGGGCTGCTCTCCCCGTCCGACCCGCTGATGGAGGCGACGGTGGCCGAGTTGGAGCGCCGGTGCGTCACCGGGGGTGTCCACCGGTACCCGGAGGACACCTACTACGGCGGCGGAGAGTGGCTCATCCTCTCCGCCTGGCTGGGCTGGTACTACGTGCGGGCCGGGAACCGGGCCAGGGCGCTGGAGCTGCTCGCCTGGGTGGAACGGCAGGCCGACGAGCGGGGCGACATGCCGGAGCAGGTGACCGACCGGGCCAACGTGCCCGAGATGGTCCAGCCGTGGGTGAACCGTTGGGGGCCGGTGGCCAAACCGCTGCTCTGGTCGCATGCGATGTACCTGATCTTGCGGGCGGAGCTGGGCCTGCTCGAGCAGCAGTTCTCAGGGCCTGAGCCAGGATGGTGA
- a CDS encoding DUF4912 domain-containing protein, which produces MEEMAILGVIGLGCVALGLYLAYSARPRTRPRSVRSDRRKYPRLGAHPSTLVPPMEVSGPLDPDPVQTPEADRWRALTEEIPFPSAYGEDAVVALIRTPRSAYVYWERSGGAEQQLRRRLGEEGYAATVPVLRVWEGGRLVRTIRLHEHDDHWFLHDGLEPGRHYTFTYERLAPDGRSWRICRSNPIAMPYDTPGARTPEMLYRYLGGDRPGAVAGSIQRR; this is translated from the coding sequence ATGGAGGAAATGGCGATACTGGGCGTGATCGGGCTCGGCTGCGTCGCGCTCGGTCTGTACCTCGCGTACAGCGCCCGCCCCCGGACCCGGCCGCGGTCCGTCCGCTCCGACCGACGGAAGTACCCCCGCCTCGGTGCGCACCCCTCCACGCTGGTGCCGCCCATGGAGGTCAGCGGCCCCCTGGATCCGGACCCCGTGCAGACGCCGGAGGCCGACAGGTGGCGGGCGCTCACCGAGGAGATCCCCTTTCCGTCCGCGTATGGCGAGGACGCGGTCGTCGCCCTGATCCGGACCCCCCGGTCGGCATACGTCTACTGGGAGCGCAGCGGTGGTGCTGAGCAGCAGCTGCGGCGCCGCCTGGGGGAGGAAGGGTATGCGGCGACCGTACCGGTTCTGCGGGTCTGGGAGGGCGGCCGGCTGGTGCGCACCATCCGGCTGCACGAGCACGATGACCACTGGTTCCTGCACGACGGGCTGGAGCCGGGACGCCACTACACCTTCACCTACGAACGCCTGGCGCCGGACGGCCGCAGCTGGCGGATCTGCCGGAGCAACCCCATCGCCATGCCGTACGACACGCCGGGGGCCCGGACGCCGGAGATGCTCTACCGGTACCTCGGCGGCGACCGGCCCGGCGCCGTGGCCGGCAGCATTCAACGGAGGTAG
- a CDS encoding glycoside hydrolase family 57 protein: protein MTLGYVALVLHAHLPFVRHPDREDYLEERWLFEAITECYLPLLETLEKLEADRIPFRLTLSFSPTLMAMLDDPLLRDRYEQHLEAAVELAEREVRLTEGWVEHNVARYYQHLMGWLHHLYVHRYGRDILTAFRRLEQAGYVELITCAATHGFLPLLQHQPELVRAQIHVAADEFRRRFGHSPRGFWLPECGYYPGVDRYLKEVGVQYCFVESHGLFHARPAAPYGTLCHGWTPGGVAVFGRDQLSSKQVWSAKEGYPGDPAYRDFYRDIGWDRDPEHLGRLAGPQGIRTFTGFKYHRVTGPTDYKELYDRWAAEQTAIRHAAHFVHERSRQIAVARGMLPGAPPPLLVAPYDAELFGHWWHEGPYWIEQVARHAAGQAAVRFISPGEYLDRFPDGQGVLEPVYSSWGYQGYAEFWCDGSNHWMYRHIHGTGRQMIQLARKYRNPPPAVRRALNQAAREVLLAQASDWPFILRADTATGYARRRFQSHIGRFSRIRETLEAGRLPDPEWLAQVEQADNLFPHLDYAIYA, encoded by the coding sequence ATGACACTGGGTTACGTCGCGCTGGTTCTCCATGCCCACCTGCCCTTCGTACGCCACCCGGACCGGGAGGACTACCTGGAGGAGCGGTGGCTCTTTGAAGCGATCACCGAATGCTACCTGCCCCTCCTCGAGACGCTGGAGAAGCTGGAGGCGGACCGGATCCCCTTCCGCCTCACCCTCTCCTTCAGCCCCACGCTGATGGCCATGCTGGACGACCCGCTGCTCAGGGACCGGTACGAGCAGCACCTGGAGGCCGCTGTCGAGCTGGCCGAGCGGGAGGTCCGCCTCACCGAGGGCTGGGTCGAGCACAACGTGGCCCGCTACTACCAGCACCTGATGGGCTGGCTGCACCACCTGTACGTCCACCGGTACGGCCGGGACATCCTCACAGCGTTCCGCCGCCTGGAGCAGGCCGGCTACGTGGAGCTGATCACGTGCGCCGCCACCCACGGCTTCCTGCCGCTTCTGCAGCACCAGCCGGAGCTGGTTCGTGCCCAGATTCACGTCGCGGCCGACGAATTCCGGCGCCGGTTCGGCCACTCCCCCCGGGGATTCTGGCTGCCCGAGTGCGGCTATTACCCCGGCGTGGACCGGTACCTGAAGGAGGTCGGGGTCCAGTACTGCTTCGTGGAGAGCCACGGCCTCTTCCACGCGCGCCCTGCCGCGCCCTACGGGACGCTCTGCCACGGCTGGACCCCCGGCGGCGTCGCCGTCTTCGGGCGGGACCAGCTCTCCTCCAAGCAGGTCTGGAGCGCCAAGGAAGGCTACCCCGGCGACCCGGCTTACCGGGACTTCTACCGGGACATCGGCTGGGACCGGGATCCGGAGCACCTGGGCCGGCTGGCCGGGCCGCAGGGCATCCGCACCTTCACCGGCTTCAAGTACCACCGGGTGACGGGTCCGACCGACTACAAGGAACTCTACGACCGGTGGGCCGCCGAGCAGACGGCGATCCGGCACGCGGCCCATTTCGTCCACGAGCGGAGCCGGCAGATTGCCGTCGCCCGCGGCATGCTGCCCGGCGCGCCGCCGCCGCTGCTGGTCGCACCGTACGATGCCGAGCTCTTCGGCCACTGGTGGCACGAGGGCCCCTACTGGATCGAGCAGGTCGCCCGGCATGCGGCCGGCCAGGCGGCAGTGCGGTTCATCTCGCCGGGGGAGTACCTGGACCGGTTTCCGGACGGGCAGGGGGTGCTCGAGCCCGTCTACTCCTCCTGGGGGTACCAGGGGTACGCCGAGTTCTGGTGCGACGGCTCCAACCACTGGATGTACCGCCACATCCACGGCACGGGCAGGCAGATGATCCAGCTGGCCCGGAAGTACCGCAACCCGCCGCCCGCGGTGCGGAGGGCGCTCAACCAGGCCGCCCGGGAGGTGCTCCTCGCCCAGGCCAGCGACTGGCCCTTCATCCTGCGGGCTGACACGGCCACCGGGTACGCCCGCAGGCGGTTCCAGAGCCACATCGGGCGTTTCAGCCGAATCCGGGAGACCCTGGAGGCCGGCAGGCTCCCCGACCCGGAGTGGCTGGCGCAGGTGGAGCAAGCGGACAACCTCTTCCCGCACCTGGATTACGCCATCTACGCCTGA
- a CDS encoding glycoside hydrolase family 15 protein translates to MARPLVIGNGRLLVCYDDRLTMRDLYYPHVGQVNHIVGRRNRVGIWVDGTLAWVGDDCWETQMRYRNSSMVAETHAVNVRLGLELWIRTAVHPLEDILIQHLRLRNRRDEPRQARVFITHDLDLEGHNIGDTAMWDPTHGVMIHYKRNCWVLIGAQGPEGGISQYATGRKRFHGAEGTWRDAEDGVLEGGSITQGSVDSTVGLEAALEPGDTADLYTWLVCGKDRTGVLRGHGLVLETGPEELLSQTERYWWSWARSGRGDLGVLPEELREAYYRSLLIIRTQADDSGALIAASDSDILESNRDHYGYMWPRDGAFIAAALDRAGHRGFARRFYRFCRSALSEEGFFWHKYNPDGSVGSSWHPWVGSKGVQLPIQEDETALVLWALGNHCLLNRDQEFAGQVFADLTRPAADFLVRYRDPETGLPEESYDLWEERRGVFTFTTAAVIAGLKAAAGMARMLGDYRRAQEYTDAAEQTQGAMLKHLWSDEQMCFLRGVYRTPDGRLVPDPTLDSSVMGVFLLGVLPAWDPRVTTTAQKLEAGLWANTKVGGMARYYDDYYFRVCADPAVAPGNPWIICTLWLAKWHIARARTKRDLQPGLELIRWTLRHAMPTGGLPEQVDPFTGRPLSVAPLTWSHATLIDVLLDLAEKLHALPD, encoded by the coding sequence TTGGCTAGACCGCTGGTAATCGGAAACGGCCGGCTCCTGGTCTGCTACGACGACCGGCTGACGATGCGCGACCTCTACTATCCCCACGTGGGCCAGGTGAACCACATCGTGGGCCGGCGCAACCGGGTGGGCATCTGGGTGGACGGTACCCTGGCGTGGGTGGGCGACGACTGCTGGGAGACCCAGATGCGCTACCGGAACAGCTCCATGGTCGCCGAAACCCACGCGGTCAACGTCCGCCTGGGCCTGGAGCTCTGGATCCGGACTGCCGTGCACCCGCTGGAGGACATCCTGATCCAGCACCTGCGGCTGCGCAACCGGCGGGACGAACCCCGTCAGGCCCGGGTGTTCATCACCCACGACCTGGACCTGGAGGGCCACAACATCGGCGACACGGCCATGTGGGACCCGACGCACGGCGTGATGATCCACTACAAACGCAACTGCTGGGTGCTGATCGGGGCGCAGGGGCCCGAGGGCGGGATCTCCCAGTACGCCACCGGCCGGAAGCGTTTCCACGGGGCGGAGGGCACCTGGCGGGACGCGGAGGACGGCGTGCTCGAGGGAGGCTCCATCACGCAGGGGTCAGTGGACTCCACCGTCGGGCTGGAGGCCGCGCTGGAGCCCGGCGACACCGCGGACCTCTACACCTGGTTGGTCTGCGGGAAGGACCGGACCGGGGTCCTCAGGGGGCACGGCCTGGTGCTGGAGACGGGGCCGGAGGAGTTGCTCAGCCAGACCGAGCGCTATTGGTGGTCCTGGGCCCGGTCGGGCCGGGGCGACCTCGGCGTGCTGCCGGAGGAGCTGCGGGAGGCCTACTACCGGAGCCTCCTGATCATCCGGACGCAGGCCGATGACAGCGGCGCCCTGATCGCCGCCAGCGACAGCGACATCCTGGAGTCGAACCGGGACCACTACGGCTACATGTGGCCCCGTGACGGGGCCTTCATCGCAGCGGCCCTGGACCGGGCCGGGCACCGGGGCTTCGCCCGCCGGTTCTACCGCTTCTGCCGGTCGGCCCTCTCCGAGGAGGGCTTCTTCTGGCACAAGTACAACCCCGACGGGTCGGTCGGGTCGTCGTGGCACCCGTGGGTGGGGTCCAAGGGCGTCCAGCTGCCGATCCAGGAGGATGAGACGGCGCTGGTCCTCTGGGCGCTGGGCAACCACTGCCTCCTCAACCGGGACCAGGAGTTCGCCGGCCAGGTCTTCGCGGACCTGACCCGCCCCGCCGCGGACTTCCTCGTCCGCTACCGGGACCCGGAGACCGGGCTGCCGGAGGAGAGCTACGACCTGTGGGAGGAGCGGCGCGGGGTCTTCACCTTCACGACGGCGGCCGTCATCGCCGGCCTGAAGGCTGCCGCCGGCATGGCCCGGATGCTGGGCGACTACCGCCGGGCCCAGGAGTACACCGACGCGGCGGAACAGACCCAGGGCGCCATGCTGAAGCACCTCTGGTCGGACGAGCAGATGTGCTTCCTGCGCGGTGTCTACCGGACCCCGGACGGCCGCCTCGTGCCCGACCCGACGCTGGACTCCAGCGTGATGGGCGTGTTCCTCCTGGGGGTGCTGCCGGCGTGGGACCCGCGGGTGACCACCACCGCGCAGAAACTGGAGGCCGGACTCTGGGCCAACACCAAGGTCGGCGGGATGGCCCGGTACTACGACGACTACTACTTCCGGGTGTGCGCTGACCCGGCGGTGGCACCTGGTAACCCGTGGATCATCTGCACGCTCTGGCTGGCCAAGTGGCACATCGCCCGAGCCCGGACGAAGCGGGATCTGCAGCCCGGGCTGGAGCTGATCCGCTGGACGCTGCGGCACGCCATGCCCACCGGGGGCCTGCCGGAGCAGGTGGACCCGTTCACGGGCAGGCCGCTCTCGGTGGCGCCGCTCACCTGGAGCCACGCCACGCTGATCGACGTCCTGCTGGACCTGGCGGAGAAGCTGCATGCGCTGCCGGACTAG